In the genome of Cervus elaphus chromosome 5, mCerEla1.1, whole genome shotgun sequence, the window ATCCCTGCATTTGCAAACACTGAAGGAGGCTATCTTGTTATTGGTGTGGATGATAAAAGTAGGAAAGTTCGGGGATGTGCTAAAGAAAATGTTGACCGtgactctttgaaaaagaaaatagaagaagcAATACAAAAATTATCTTGTGTCCATTTTTGCCAATGTCAATGCCAGATAGATTTCACAGTCAAAATCTTGGATGTGTTAGACAAGGGAGAGTTATATGGCTATGCTTGTGTGATCGGAGTGAAGCGATTCTGTGGTGCAGTGTTCTCAGGTGTTCCCAGTTCGTGGATGGTGAAGGATAAGGAGGTTTGCAGCCTGACAACTGAGGAATGGCTAAGCATGATGATGGATACAGATCCAGGTAAGATGGAAAAAAACTCCCTTCCTGTCTTTTCTGCCTCTTCAGAAGCTCCAATTAAACATATTTGCCATGACTTTGAACTTCTCACATCCATTAAACTCTGTGTTTTTTGAACCTTCAAGTATCCTACTTTCCAAACATGAGAAAATTTGGCTGGGTGATGACAAGCCTGAGTCCAGTGTCTTATAATGGGCAATTGCCCACATCAGATGAAGAGAAAATTGTTTGGGGATGATTGCCTTGCAGTGGTGTATTGAAACTGACTCTTGCTGTTTATTAAGATTTATTAAATTTTCAGGATTGTTGTGAGCCAGTTGCTAAACAGTCATTATTAAAAATCAAGTTATACAAACAAAAATCAAGTTATATAGTtccataaattatatttaaaaccaATGCAGTAAATAAAAAACCCAATTATTTATAATACTACATTTTAAGATGATGCTTGTGAGGTTATTTACATCTATTGTATCTGCATGATGGAATTGCTCTAAAATGATGTGTTATGATGCATGTCTCCCCAACTCTGCATTTAGTGACATCATATTGGTAGCTTAAAATTGCCCAtggtgggaatatttacaccatAGATACATGCATAGATAAGTGTACTAAAAGAATGTTCTATGTaccatagaagaaataaaaacaaaatgctattCAGATACGGAGAGTGGAGACTTACATTGAATGGAAACACATTCAAACTTCCAAATAACATCTCTCTTATGATGGTTTTGGCAACTTTCATATGCAGTAAAGGCACTTGTTCATACAGGGTGAATGGGGTGTTTTCTTGCTATTATGTCTCAAATCATGCCTCGACAGCCATACAGTATACCCACTCATAAAGTCTTTTTCAGTGGTGAAGAGATGAACTAACATGTCAGAATAAcatgaatttcctttctttgttaaGATCTTAGACAGCTGTGCAAAGACTTTGAATCTCAGCTGAGCCTGTCTAACAGCCCTCCTCAGAGCAGACCAGTGTACTCCAAGAAAGGTCTGGAACATAAGAAGGATCTCCAACAACGCTTATTTCCAGGTAGCAACAATGGTTTGCCTACTTCACACCAGCCAGTTTCTGTGTTAGTAGAGGGGGAGATAAACTGTTATGTTTGTTATTTAAAGTCCTGAAAGTACACTCTGCAAAACCTATGTGTTCAAGGTAATGGTGCTATAAACATATTGATGATAAGTAGTTTAGAAATGAACCCTCACTGACCTCATTCACTGAGGCAGTATCACATATAGAATCCAGGAACATTATTGCCCTTACAGACCTTTTGGTCTTGTTCTTAAATAGGACTGATCATCAGTAtttctggttatttttaaaagtacagataCCTGGCTCCACACTCCAGACTTCATAAATTAAAATATCTGAAGATAGAACCTTATAATGTTCATTTTTTCAAGCTACTCACAGTATTCTGACCCTCATCCATTTTGGGCACTTTTGATCTAGTTGAATTAGAGGCATACATTGAACTAAGGGCAAATTACCGAACTAAGGGCAAATTACCTCTACCAAATTTACCAGAGGAGTGCCAGTTATGAATACGAAGATGTAAGATTTATATCAAGATGGAACACAAAACAAATACAATGAAGATCAATTACAACATGAGTCAGCATGTTtgggtttgaaagtgaaagttaagtcgctcagtcatgtccgactctttgcaaccccctggactgtagcccaccaggctcctccgtccatgggattctccaggcaagaatgctggagtggattgccattttcttctcctggggatcttcccgacccagggatcgaacccattgtGGGGGGGtctccttgcattgcaggcagatgcttttacctcTGTGCTAGGTTTAGGACAGCACAAAATCATGTTTCAGGACCAAGGATAGCATCTGTTCTCATTCCTTGCTCCCAACATGTTAGGTTTTCCGTTGCTGTCCTCTTTCTATACTTCTAGAGAGGAAAAACCACCTGATCAGATATATGCAGTAAGTTAATGGCTTATCTGGCACTAGAATCTGATACATAAATgtccttttgttgttatttagtcgctaagtcgtgtccaactcttttgccaccccatggactgtagcctgccaggctcctctgtccatgggattctccaggcaagaatactagagtgggttgtcatttcctcttccagggaatctccctgacccagggatagaacccgagtctcttgcattggctggcagattctttaccactgagctaccagggaagcgtcCTATGTATGTGGAAATGTCTATTGAGGACCTTTAAGTTAATAGATAATGATGTTCCaattaagatttctttttcacCTTACCTAATTGAGCTTTCTGCATTCATTTGcatatcaatttatattttaataattgtccACAATAAACAGTACTAAATCTAAGAATAAACATAAGCATTGATAATTAAATTCAACAAATTCTATTTTAGTAGAACTTATTAACATTGAATAAATtatatctaaaaacaaaacactgggcTTTATGCTCATAGAGTGATAACCTATTATTCTagtataaaaaaatcaattttccagGAATCATACCAAACATTTGAAGAACAGACAGTTTCAACACTATTCAAATTATTCCAGAGTCATATAAAAAGGGAAGATTCCCAGGTTATTTTAAATGGGAGTAACAGTAATTGTAAAACTTGACAGAGATAGCATACAAAAGGAAAACTCAGACTAATCTTCCTTATGAATGAAAATGCAAACACAGAACTCCAGAAATGAAAGGATGGATCAACATTAAGAGAGTAATTATTATAATCCATAATTTCTAATTATAATCTACCATTTCTTCATGCAGAAAATTTTATGATTGTCCTCTTATATACTGGAAAAGcatgaatatacattttaatttttagaagacAATAAAATAGGAGCCCATAGATACTTCTTTaacattatatttatgtattgatGTCTATATCTATCAATATCCACCAAAGACCATTATGCTAATAGGGAGATATGAGAAGCATTCTATTAAATTTGGGGACAAAACCATTATGTGCACTACTACAACTTTTGTGCAGTGTTAATTAGCCAATGCCATTAGATAGGAGAAAGAAATCAGAGGGATAAAAACTGAAGAACATGGGACCATATTCAAGAGAATCCAATGAAAACCTATTATAAACAATAGAAGAATATGGACTGAATACCAATAGTTGTATTAATAGTATTGTATGAAGTCAGAATTAATATCACAAAAATTCAGTTTCCTAATATAACAAACAATCAAAGAAAATACCCAATTTTCAATAGcaacaaaaagttaaaatatctaAGATAAGCCAAtctgagaaaaatttttaaataatattgaaggacacaagaaaaataaaatggaaacacatGTTATATTTTTGAAGGGAAGAAAGTTGTCAATTTTCTCTAAGTTATTTTATAAACTTAGTGAggtatcaattttaaaaaaacccaagagATTAACTTAATCTGGAGATTAACTTAACTTCATTGGAACTTAAAGTTCCAGTGAAAAAATAAGTAAGAAGAGCcaggaaataaaaatctgaaaaagaagagcaaaaagaagGGCACTCCAGATATGAAATCATTATAAAGCCTCAAATAAAAACAGAGTTATACTGACATATAATTAGATCAAGGGTACAGAATAGAATATCTGAAAGTAGATGCAAACACATATCAGAATTTATTTCGTGATGGAACTGGTCTCTCAACTAAGGGAGAAGAATGGGGATGTTTCAATAAAGAGACATTGGGATAACTGggtgataatttatttttaaaaagatgcacgATTGATACTATATACCAACATAAGCTCTAAATCaatcaagaatttaaaaaaaatcaaagccatAAGTGTTCTAGAAGAATACATTCATAAATGGCTTTATGCTTTTGGCATGAGGATTAGAACATTCAAGATTCAAAATCCAGAAGCCGTGACAGTATACTGACATACatgattacattaaaaataagcaGTGTGCATGGCTAAAACAACTAGGTACAAAGTCAAAGGGCCATTGACCAACTAGGAAAAATGTTTGCAACTGATATTACAGAGGGCCAATGTCTCTAATATATAAAGAGCTTCCAAAAGTTGATGAGGATAAAGAACAACTTAacagaaaaatcaacaaacaTAGTTCAGAGCACACAAAATTCAAATGGCTTTCAAACATTTGGAAAGATTCCTAATCGTAATCAAAATAAGAGATGTAAATTTAAACAAGCTATCATTTGTATCTACtggattgtaaaaaaaaatctgatattaTCATTTGTATGCTATACTGCTATTTCTCGGCATTTGTATGCGATGCTATGCAAGTCTTCCCATTCATTACTGGCAGGGATACATATTGGTACAACTATGGAGGacaatttggcaatatctattggaaggacagatgcacTTACCCTTttacccagtaatcccactgctgggacttttaaatttattattattttggccataccacatggcttgtgggatcttagttccctgactagggatccaatccaggccctcggcagtgaaagtgctgagtctaAAATCACTGGACTTCCAGAGAGTTCCTGGGagtttatactttatatataccTGTGTGCACACTAAATGTCCAAGACTATATACAAGGTTACTCAttgtaatgggcttcccagatggctcagtggtaaagaatctgccggccaatgcagaagatgtggtttgatccctgtttagggaagattccctgtaggaggaaatggccacacactccagcattcttgcctgggaaatcccatagacagaggagcccggcagactacagtccatagggtcgcagagagtcagacacgactgaggaccgAGTGAATGAGCGTGCACACATTGTAATATTCTTGTAATGGCAACAAGTTGAGGCAGGGACTTCCTTAGCGGTCCACTGGTTGAAAGCCTGCCTTGTAGCACTGGGGTTGCAAGTtccatctctggtcggggaaccgggatttcacatgccatggagcaactggaGAATCCATGGTTTGCAAtgaaaggtcccacatgctgcatctagGACCCTACACAGctaggtaaataaatatttatttttaaaaagttggagcAAACACACAAGAACCCATCAACAGGGACTTATGTCACATCCATAAGATGGCATGTTAGACaaatgtgggaaaaaaataaggCAGTTCTTGGCACTTGTATAGAAAGATCTGCCACACGTATTGCTGGACAAAAAGATGTGAGGGCTGAACAAAAGGGGGAAATATTTGCTTGTATTTGCTCGAAGAAGTTTTGGAAGAATAGGTGAggaactggcaaaaaaaaaaaaaaaaaaaaaggtctgtgtTAGGGGAGTAGGATGGAGTtgaagagggaggaaaagagcAAACAGGAGTAGAAGTGCTTTGGCATTTGGACTATGGGGATGTATTACCTAGTTAGAACTATTTTTTAAGGCAAATTGTCATTTTTCAGAGTCTGCTATTATTAGATTCTGAACTCTCAACATGgtaaataatcagttcagtttcGGTTTTGCAGCGGGAGTCCAGATTCTGTGGATAGGGAAATCCACTATTGATCGACAATAGTTTAGCTTCAGATTAAACAGTATAAATGTTTCTTGAAAGAAATGTAATGACTCTCTGGAGTTTTGTCTGTGCCTGGCGTGATGGGTACTAGAGAAATTCAGGGGTGAGAGTACTGGATCAGATTCAGCCAGCCCCGAACGACCTCCATCCTGGTGTCCTAAACTGTTAGGTGCCCTCACCTGATTTCCTGTAGTTGGAAAAAGCATCAGTCCAGATACTTCAGGGCTCCGTGTTTAACGATTTTCCTAGCtcatctactgtatagcacagggaactctgcttaatattgTGTAACGGCCTAAATAGGAGAaggttttgaaaaagaatagacactaGACACGTGTATATTTGTGTAAAagaatcactttgttgtgcacctgaaactaacacgttgttaatcaactatactctagaATACTcttaaaatgtttacttattggacttccccggtggtacagtggttaagaatccacctgctgacaAAGAggacttaggttcgatcccttgtctgggaagcttccacatgccacggagcaactgacCCCATGCACCACGACTGCTGAAGCCTGTatgcctagagcttgtgctctgcaaccagagatgCCATCAAAATAAGAAGCCGGcctaccacagctagagagtagcctctgcaactagagaaaaacctgtgcccagcaatgaagactcaatgcaaccaaaaataaatcaatacatttaaaaaaaaattgtatttatttaggctgcactgggttgcagcatgtggacttttagttgtggtatgcttgcaggatctagttccccaaccagggattgaaccttacccactgggccaccagggactccctaacataaatgaaaaaaaacacattcacacacatacacaaacacaaaagATTTCCCTAGATCCATGGTGAGATTAGTGCTTAGTATGGATATGAAGTTCTGTGAGAACCCTGAGGAGAGAACAAACATGGGGCTTCTGGAAGGACTGGAAGGACTGAGATGTCAAAAGTAGaggtttttttggaattctcttgctttttctaagatccagccaggtcttagttgtggcacacagaatctTCCACCTTTGTTGTACCATATGGGATCTAGCACCCCAAccaaggaatccgcctgcaatatgggagacctgggttcgatccctgggttgggaagaaaccatggagaagggaacagctacccactccagtattctggcctggagaattccatggacactacagtccatggggtcgcaaagagttggacacgactgagccactttaaCTTTCAAAAGTAGAGGAGGGCATTCGAGTCTCAGGGCACACCTGCACAAAGGCACAGAGACCCCAAGTCACATGGAGAGTGGTAACTCCTCTGGTGCACATGAAGTGGTTGGTCTTTTATTGACATTTAGTCTGGCCCCTATCATTGATTAAGTGCCaagtagaatataaaaaaaatgaaagggacaCATTGTCTCCACATAATTTCCTTGGGAAGCATATCCCATTATGTAATTAAAAATACGAGCTATTTGGTGATAAGGAGGTGCTATGAACATCAAATGCTTTAGTGACATGCTCCACTTAGCAGCAGGCGTAGTCTGTGTGGCTTGCAGGGCTGTGCAGTAGAGACCACGAGAGGGTCTGGTGTCTGAGACAGCAACGGGTCCAGCCcacggctctgccacttcccagtGGTGTGATCATGGGCCAGGCACTTGACCTGTTTGAGTTCCCATTTACTCATATGAAAAAGACAACAGTCAGTATATCTGCCTTGCAAAATTATTCTGTCTCTGATTCTTCCAACCAGGATAGCGATTTTCTAAAGGAGCTTTAATCACCATGCACAGCCCAGACTGTGACCTGCCCTTTGGCTAAAAGCCATAAAAACAACACATTCGTCCTGTGGTCATTGTTTCTTCTGGGTCTGGACCCTcatagtgtattttttttaattgtgagaaCGATAGATGCATGTCAACTCCCGGGTATAATCAACAAACggtgtgttttcttattttatacttcttattttatacttatactatttattttatacttcctGCTTGGTTTCTAAAGCTGCATGTTTAAACATATCCTTATATCTTCTGTCCATCCAAAgatgcatatgggatcttcctggatcagggattgaacccgtgtcttctgcattggcaggagggttctttaccactgggagtcaccagggaagccctcctcccaCCTTTTACATCTCCAAAATCCAGATGTGTCTCATCATAGATTCCATCTCCTACTTACCACCACCCGGGTTACAGGCAAAACCAAGTTAAGCAAACATCTGGTACCAGTGAGAAAGCACCACGGCAAGGAACAATAAACAACCACCAATGCAATATGGGTCATTTCACTGGAAATCAACACTACAGATCCAGATTCTAGCATGTGATCTGATGCCACCACCAGAGAACGACAACAGTCTCTTCattcctccccccacctcttGGGAACAAATGATCGTTGACATAAGTTTAAAACCCTAAAAGGCAAAGTTTATTTTCATGTCACAACACTGATCCCTGCTCCCTCATGTCAAAGGGAAGACTCTTTGTTATGGATGCAGTCTTACATAGATCTGTAAGGGAGTGATGCTTCAGGAGAGTTATCTCAGAGTCTGATCTCAGCATCTCCCAGTGCAGGGCTGCATGGAGTTTCCCTCTAGCAAAGTTCTCATAGCTCCATCTTCTCCACTGATATTTAATGACCACCTTCTTCTTGGAAGGGTTCTTCCTACTTCCATCAGTGGGGACTGTTCAGGGGCATTTTGAGATTCAGGTGCTTTAAGAGTAGCAAGGGAAAGAATAACTTCTCAACCAGCTACAATGAGCACATACTTTAtgccatttcatttatttctcaccatAAGAGATGTGCTATTTTTGTAAACATGGATTTCTgttcgttttacagatgagggaacagtCTTAGGTTAAGAAATTTACCAGGGTCATAAACATAATAAGCACATAGGCTTAGCTGAAGTGTGCCAGACTATCAAggcttctttttcttcactgtaatataataatattggcaaaagaatgtatataaaatatgtaatttataataattaataaCATTACAATTTAAGTATTTAGCAATTTTGATTAATTACAATTAATCATAAAAATGTGGCCTTTGCCATTAAATGTATAATCTTTTCCATATCTAGTGACACCAGGATGTCTGAAATACACCCCTGAATCTCTCCAGAAGGAACTGTTCTTGCAGAACGAAGGTTTGCAGGAATTAATACATAGGCAAATAGACCCATTCTCCCAGGGAACTTTAATCCTTTCTACAAGCTGGGCTGTGGACCTGAACTTGGAAGAGAAGCCAGGAGTCATCTGTGATGCTCTGCTGATAGCGCAGAACAGTCCTCCCATTCTCTACACCGTCCTCAGGGAGCAAGACGCAGAGGGGCAGTCCTATTGCACTCGCGTGGCGTTCACGCTGAAGCAGAAGTTGGTGAACATGGGAGGCTACACTGAAAATCTGTGTATCATGACCAAGGTCCTCCACCTGAGTCCCGAGAGCAGTGCAGAGTCCTCGGCGGGTTCAGGCTCTGTGATTGATTACCCCAGTTCCTATCACCTAGCAGACACTCAGCAAATGGAAGCTTTGCTGCAGTCGCTTGTGGTCGTCTTGCTTGGCTTCCGGTCTCTCTTGAGTGACCAGCTCTGCTGTGAGGTTTTAAATCTGCTCACAGCCAAGCAGTATAAGATCTTCTCAAAAAACCTGCGCAAGAGCAAAGAGTTGTTTATCCATGGCTTACCTGGCTCAGGGAAGACGATCATGGCCATAAAGATCATGGAGAAGATCAGGAACACATTTCACTGTAAGACGAATGAAATTCTCTACATTTGTGAGAACAAGCCTTTGAAGAATTTTATCAGGTAAGCagttggacctttttttttttttttttggccataccacaccgCTTaatgggattgaacccaggcccactgcaCCAAAAGGGCCGAATTCTAATCattggacggccagggaagtcccagcagctGGATCTTATTGTCAGCAAATGAGATTCTGTCTAAATTCACTGCACATCCCCGACAACCTGAATCAGCTTGTTTCTTGAGAGTAAGATGGTAAAATGATCTGTGGCAAGAATACCATGTTTgtagctgctgctaagttgcagagaaggcaatggcaccccactccagtactcttgcctggaaaatcccatgaacggaggagcctggttggctgcagtccatggggtagctaggagtcggacacgactgagtgacttcactttcacttttcactttcatgcattggagaaggaaatggcaacccactccagggttcttgcctagagaatcccagggaccggggagccttgGGCTGCCgtctccctggaattctccaggcaagaaccctggagtgggttgccatttccttctccacgtgtTTGTAGGAGTATGATCATTTTCCTCCTTTACTGACTCAAGGGAAAACCGGATGTATCTCTTTAATTTTCACAGGGACAAAGATATCTGCCAGGCAGTGACCCGGAAGAGCTTCATGAAATATGACTTTACACACATTCAACACATCATCATCGATGAAGCTCAGAATTTCCGCGCTGAAGATGGGGATTGGTATAGAAAGGCGAAAACCATAACTCAGAGAGACACGGATTGCCCAAGAATTCTGTGGATCTTTCTGGACTACTTTCAGACCAGCCACATGGAGTGCATCGGCCTCCCTGCTCTCTCAGCCCAGTATCCAAGGGAAGAGCTCACCAGAGTGGTACGCAATGCAGGTCAAATAGCCGGATACCTACAACGTGTATTGCAGAGGGTCAGGAAAAATCCTCCACGTAACATCCCTCATGAGCCCCTGAAGATGTGTCTTGAAGCTAAATGGGCTTGGGATGTTCAGGGAACCTTAAATATTAAGAAGAACTTAACTCTGAATGCAATAGTGATGCATGTGGCAGACACGTGCAAGCTTCTCTTTGAAAGGGGCTATTCTCCCAAGGATGTTGCTGTGCTTGTCAGCACTGCAAGAGATGTGGAGAAATACCGGCAGGAGCTCGTGAAAGCAATGAGGAAGAAAGGGATAGTGTGTCTCACCAATGCAAGTGACGTGGGGGGTGATCACATGGTGTTGGACAGTGTCCGAAGATTCTCAGGTCTGGAAAGGAACATTGTGTTTGGGATCCATCCAACCACCATGAAGGCGGCTATCTTATACAACATTCTTGTCTGTCTGGCATCCAGAGCGAATCAACAGCTACATATTCTGTGGCAGCGTGACGTTTAAGAAGAATCCCAAACCAAAACAGGATGAGGCGATTTGCTCTGTCAGTATCCATGGGTGGCAATCTGACTGGTATTGGAGGAAACTTGTCTTTTCCATTCATGGGTCAGCTAGAGATTTGGGCAGAGCTGACATACAGAATCTGGAACTTCCCTCTCTGGCTCTCTCCTTTTAGGGATTCCTCCCCACACTACTTCTGACAGCTATTGTCCCAAATTCTGACTCTGATTCTTCCAACCAGGATAGAGGTTTTCTAAAGGAGCTTTAATCACCCTGCACAGCCCAGACTGTGACCTGCCCTTTGGCTAAAAGCCATAAAAACAACACATTCGTCCAGTGGCCATTGTTTCTTCTAAGTCTGGACCCTcatagtgtattttttaaaaaatttgtccaGGATCTATAGTTAATCTGCAGAAGGGTGGTCTGGTTGGGACTACTTGACCACATTAGAAGCAGAATTCTTATTTCCAGAATTCTTGACATTTCTCTGTGTTGCAGTGATCCAGGACTTGAGAGGTTCCCAAGATAGTTCAGACAAAAACTCAGTGGGTCTTAATAATTTTTGGCAGAACATAGAGCACTGTACAATTATTTAATCCTTTAAAATTGTAAGTTCCATTTTTTTTGTCCTCAAATATCCCAGATCAAGCTTTAATATGATAGTAGGCATTGATTGTCACTTTACAAAGAAATTATAagccaatataaaacaaaactagAGCCATTTTCTCTTTCACTGAGAGTATTAGAGACCAAAATCTGCTTCTAAAGGTGCACACGGGTCATTAAGTAAATAGAACTAGGAAAAATGCAGTCTTTACAGAGGAACTTCTCAACTCTGCTCTACTTAATGTTCTATAACATATCAACTTAAATTTTGAGTCAAGTATATTCTTGAACTATAATGTCCccctttacttttatattttggtgGGCCAGtcttatggactgaatgtttgtgtccttccAAAATTCACAGGTTGAAGCCCTTAACATTTAGTGTGGATGTATTTGTAGATTTGTAAGGAAgtcattaaggttaaatgaggtcataggaTGGGGTCTTGATCTCCTAAGATTGGAGAGCTTATAAGAGACACGCAAGAgccctttctgtctctttctctgttcacACACAAACATGAGGTCATGTGAACCCAGAGAGAGATGGTGGCCAGTTCCAAGTCAAGAGGCTCCAAGA includes:
- the LOC122694374 gene encoding schlafen family member 11-like, which encodes MEKHYSRLAIKSSYSDLVINVGKVTLGESNRKKLQKVQREKEKAKVIQAACALLNSGGGVIQLEMANNDENLVEMGLDLEEALRTLILFSNLQAFFKTKQQGKCYYIFVKSWSTDAFPEDISVKPRICSLSSSLYCRSGTSVFLMDSGKAFSFLKTKKTNAKSSGKEPFGEISKVIHPDLHDVDPTYCVLQKDHFEHGEVMPFPESQFIEFKQFATKHIEQYTKDTILEYIPAFANTEGGYLVIGVDDKSRKVRGCAKENVDRDSLKKKIEEAIQKLSCVHFCQCQCQIDFTVKILDVLDKGELYGYACVIGVKRFCGAVFSGVPSSWMVKDKEVCSLTTEEWLSMMMDTDPDLRQLCKDFESQLSLSNSPPQSRPVYSKKGLEHKKDLQQRLFPVTPGCLKYTPESLQKELFLQNEGLQELIHRQIDPFSQGTLILSTSWAVDLNLEEKPGVICDALLIAQNSPPILYTVLREQDAEGQSYCTRVAFTLKQKLVNMGGYTENLCIMTKVLHLSPESSAESSAGSGSVIDYPSSYHLADTQQMEALLQSLVVVLLGFRSLLSDQLCCEVLNLLTAKQYKIFSKNLRKSKELFIHGLPGSGKTIMAIKIMEKIRNTFHCKTNEILYICENKPLKNFIRDKDICQAVTRKSFMKYDFTHIQHIIIDEAQNFRAEDGDWYRKAKTITQRDTDCPRILWIFLDYFQTSHMECIGLPALSAQYPREELTRVVRNAGQIAGYLQRVLQRVRKNPPRNIPHEPLKMCLEAKWAWDVQGTLNIKKNLTLNAIVMHVADTCKLLFERGYSPKDVAVLVSTARDVEKYRQELVKAMRKKGIVCLTNASDVGGDHMVLDSVRRFSGLERNIVFGIHPTTMKAAILYNILVCLASRANQQLHILWQRDV